AGGAAGGCTTTAAACTGATTTATGTGGGGGTGGGAGACCATATTCGGAaaagcaaaagggctggagaaaatagccaaactgtcatagagggaacaaggcaaatagtgcaaggacccaaaagtgggaggcaaaaaatcttgcacaggcagcaagtaaagaggacacgtggtcttcgatgtctctacactaatgcacagagcctgggaaataagcaagatgaacttgaactcctagtacaacaaagcaaatataataggcatcactgaaatctagtgggatgagtctcataattggaatgtagaaatagaagggtataaccttttcaagagaaacaggccaaataggaaaggaggaggaatagcataaTATGTCAGGGAtctttacaccagtgaagagatccaggacatcaaaacTGGAAGCTGGGCGGAGAGcatatggataaaaattaaaggggagggaaacaacagggatgttattgtgggagtctactacagctctccaagtcagatggaggaattggatgaccacacactcagaaaggagagatgtagtagtgatgagtgactccaactatcctgatatttgctggaattcaaactcaatCAGCTGCCTTATGTGTAAATGTAATTAGTATTAACAATTTTAAACATCTGAATGGACGTGCTAAGATAGCATTATTATTTGTCATATTAAGTAGCATGCCATTCCTTCAATCTTAGGcttctctggtgctacaatatgCACAATATAATACAATTCATATGGACAGAATGGAAAGAGAGACTGATTACTGTACAACtataacttttattttatattattaaaatgaacTGATAATTCCTTAATTCACACTTCACACTTGTTATTATATTATTGCCAGAATGTTCACTATATTCTTTCTGATAAATATATTGCAGCTTTACATCCTATCTGTATTGCATTTTTCAGAATTGAATATGCTGgagcctgttttaaaaaaaaaggaagacaaagacacAATGTTTAGTATATGTCACAACTTAATTTGATGCATAAAAAGATAAATGCTGGGATGTGAAGAATGATGAACAGCAGAGGTGGGGAACATGTGCGTTTCCAGGTATTGTTGGAacgcaactcccatcagctctaggcATCTAGCCAAAGGGGAGGCATGACAGGAGATGCAGACCAAAATCTCAGGACTACATGTGTATCATTCATGGCataggaagaacacacaaatgtTTCCTTGAACTACAGGATGACATAGGCAGTACTGTAAAAACTGATGGGCCATGGTGTTTCAGGGTCAACTTTTAACTGAGGATCAAAGCTGGAACCTTCTGTATGCGAAACATATGTGTTTCCAGTGTAGTATAATAGTTAGAGTGTTGgattgggacttgggagatccaggttctagtccCTATTGAGCCAAGAAACTGTGGGCCAAtcagtctctctcagcctcagggtttGGGTTATTaggggaaaaggggggagaggacAGCAAGGCCCAATGGGCTGTAGACAGGGCCCCTGCATACGTATAAATGTAGAGAGAGGAGGACAAGTTTCTGTAATCTACTTCCCCCACCCCTCAAACATAAATCCTCTGGGGCGAAGTCATGGCAGACACAATCCTGAGCACAGATGCCAAATCACAAATTTATTCTCAGTTTCAGAACAACGTCTGATGACTTCTCACACAAAAATCCCTCCAACTGGAGCACTTTATCAGCAGCCCAATTTACAGCAGGAGCtttctgctgcagctgctgcttagCAAGTGGGAGTCAGAAAACCTTGCAGATCTATTGTGAATTGCCAACAATGCCCCAGACAGCTGGAGTGACACAACACTGGGAGCATTGTGGGTAATCAAAATGGTGAACAGCTTTTACATAGTTCTCTCTGAAGGGCTCAGGGTCTACCTCAGTGGTGGCCCTGCAAGAGGGCTCATTGCCAAATAATGGTGGGTGTTAATATCTAATGAGTACCCTCATTACTAGCTAGCAAAGTTCATGCTGTATACCTACCAGTGCTGCATCATGGTCAAGTCCAGTTTCATGATGCTCCAATTCTTCATCTCTGAATTTCTTTATTGTctggtttaaaaacaaagaggAATAAGTGTTTATACTGGATGCAAGACAATGGAATTAtttgaaactggagcatgtccaaaggagggtgacaaaaactgaaggatctggaaatcatgccctgtgaggaatgaccTAGGAAACTGGGGGtgtttagctttgagaagagacatttaagaggtgatatgatagctctgtttaaatatttgaagggatgtcatattgaggagggagcaagcttgttttctgatgctccagagaacaggacccagaacaatggatgcaatccacaggaaaagagattccacctcaacattagaaggaacttcctgacagtaaggactgttcaacagtggaacacactccttcctcagattggtgaagtctccttctttggtggtctttaaacaaaggctggatggccatctgttgggtatgctttgattaagaattcctgcatggcaggggttggatagctcttgtggtctcttccaactctaggattctatgaatgaTATGTACTTCAAATAGTCCAGGAAAAACATagcttcacattttaaaaagaaaatcctacATTAACCTTCTTCAAAGGGTTATAGCCCTTTAAAAACAGATCTTACAGATAAGAATTCCCATTGCCTTTTTCCAAGCCTTTGgagtagaaataaaaataagtaagccCTCCCACAGACAAATTaccatgtagtggtttgagccttggctaggactctgggagacccgggttcaaatcccaccttaccatggaaatccactggatgaccttgcacaagtcacacactctcaacctcacaagaaggcaatggcaaaaaaccctatgaacagatcttgccaagaaaacgcagtgataggttcaccttagggccaccgtaagtcgaaaacaacttgaaaacacctaacaacaaatttaaaagttACCTCTAGCAATTCTCTGTATTTTTCTGGATCTTCTTCCATGAGTGTCCTGATCTGATTGTTATAATGCACAGATATGCTCTCTTCTACAGCTACAGTACAAGCCATTGCACTTTCTTTTCCAAGTAAGGCAGTGCCCGCTCCTGCAATAAGTACATTTGAAAAATCAAACATGTGTCTCATATATAGATTTGGattaaaaatgaaggaaaaaagtGGGAAATTCACCTAACATAAATCCTGTAATGTTCCAAAAGGGCAACAGAACAGTTGGCCGGACTCTGTACATGACCATTAACTCCTTGAATTTTTTCAAATGTTCCTTTTCCTGATTCCACATttgctgtttaaaaacaacatagtCAAATAAAATGGCATTCTGCATGACAGGTATGGTGGCTTAGGAGGAGAATAATTACGGTGCTAAATTCTTCAGCCTCACTCATAGCCACACACTAACACAAATATATGTGTctgaacattattttattatcactACACTTCAACACACCGCTTTTTGAACTTccaaacaatcacaaattccATGCTTGAATGCCCAGCTTAACAAATTACTATCTGGCATGGCCACACCATGATGTACAGTATGCGTGGACCTGCCTCCCATCTGGTGTCAGCTGGGGGCTTATACCGTGTACATGTGCACAAACACACTTTCTATGCTCCTATCCTTCAACAATCTCAAATTAGATTGCAATGTTTACACTGTCATTAGAAAGTAAACAGCAATTTTGGAAGACGGAGAACAAATCAGTTCACCACAGCCCAGCTCCAAAGTGGTGGGGGTGCTGGCTTCAGATGCTGCACAAGAGTGACTATGGCCTCAAAATCAGGCTCTTCCTTCCAGATTTGTAGTTACATCTGAATTAGAAAATTTGGGTAGAGCATAATTTGGACTGCAAATCAGGTTCAAATGGAAATTTAAGACCACTTTTGGATGGCTTGTTCAAACTATATTTTTCTATTTCACACATACCTACAAAGTATGGTTTAgatcagtgcttcttaagctttCTGGTGTACGGACCAGCAGGGTGTTGCCTCCCAATACACGATGGACTGGCACattatttgtgcccattgactacagctgctttttttctttcttgaaaacatGCCATGAACTAGTAGCCAATGGCTTGCAGATAAGCACCAGTTCATGGACCACCGCTGAGTAGCAATGGTTTAGATTGAACCATAAAATTACCAAATGCATGGCAAGAGAGGGAGGAACATGAAGTTCATGAGCATGAGTTTTTCAAGTTATGGTTTGTGGGAACAGGAATGTTCCCTCTGAAGGAAGCCTCAGGCACATGAGCCCGGCAAGTTATTTCACAGCTTCATACATCCCCTACTTTTATGAAAAAGTTGACTATGAAATGTATGAGAAAAATCAGATACACAGAAAATAAACATGTAAATAAGCACCTGAATAACTGGTCCTACTGAAGTTCGACCTAACACGGCCATTTGCCCAGCGTAAATGCGATTTGCTCCATATTCGCCTGCATGATCCACTCTGATTATGCGGTCAAGAACTGGCTTATTGATGTTATCCATGATCATTCCAGTACCACAAAATCTGACAGGTGAGTAgatggactgcaacacccatcttCCTCCTGCACCTGTCAAAAACACACTCTTTTGATTAACAAAGAAATAGAACAAAAACGCTGTCCTCTCTGGGCTGCTCACAAATTTTTATCAGCAGATtttgataaaatctgtttttgctGAACCTTTGAAAAAGTGCTTCATCAAGACTAATACCTACTTATGCCTGGGTTGTGCTGCTTTAGCACACAAAGCTTGCAATCAAACTTAAAACAGCACTAATAGAAGGAATGATTATGACTGGAAATTGTTTATAAAAACAATTTTGATCAACAACAAAAGTGTTGAGCTTCTTTGAATGAGGCGGCAtatctttaaaatgttaattatGATTACCacattatatacagtaataatacaTTATGCAAATGAAAAGCTTGTTCTTAAAAGAAGCACTTGCTGCTGggtgaaaagaaatggaaatggctCTTCTAAAGTGATGCACGATATGACATACATGTACGTCATAaccctaaaaaacaaaacattgaa
This genomic stretch from Sceloporus undulatus isolate JIND9_A2432 ecotype Alabama chromosome 8, SceUnd_v1.1, whole genome shotgun sequence harbors:
- the COQ7 gene encoding 5-demethoxyubiquinone hydroxylase, mitochondrial, whose amino-acid sequence is MAAAALGKKALVVCGAGGRWVLQSIYSPVRFCGTGMIMDNINKPVLDRIIRVDHAGEYGANRIYAGQMAVLGRTSVGPVIQQMWNQEKEHLKKFKELMVMYRVRPTVLLPFWNITGFMLGAGTALLGKESAMACTVAVEESISVHYNNQIRTLMEEDPEKYRELLETIKKFRDEELEHHETGLDHDAALAPAYSILKNAIQIGCKAAIYLSERI